The Limnochorda sp. LNt genome includes a region encoding these proteins:
- the spoIIP gene encoding stage II sporulation protein P — translation MPLPTGVIVLVVVAALIFFGLAHRALDRLRLTDGQALLVIAAIIAGSFIDLPLMRTPFTLSVNVGGALVPLALVVYLLWRADSSAERVRALVGAVITAAAVLAVASMTDFEPGRADFLDPIWLFGGLGGVAGYLVGQRSRRASFVAGSLGLLLTDLVHALQVARLGQAATVMIGGAGAFDMIVLAGILALGLAEVVGEVRERLSGGPGPAALLLAVASASLVAVLWAATGLTAPTPVPAASVGGAEAVEHADAYYTLVRPDGSVLTYTARRLTVGDVYIDAANRRWEVEGVQGERIRVRDAGLEPMPQASSLQSSGLPVPAALGVRRGADVAIYFTHSDESYVPTSGTPAKWWGDIYQVGETLAEELRRLGHRVQVSRNNHNPHDGQAYTRSRRTAMQLMRAQPALLVDIHRDAVPPEVYETEVKGQPATKVRLVVGRQNQNMQANLAFAKQIKATADRELPGLIEGIFIAQGDYNQDLMPRAILLEFGAHTNPLELAQTGARLFAPVLAAAGIGRPGSREVGAGAWRSAGVLVVALLVGAVGFLALNAGSADAVRSAIVRWWRRVAPAGQDGPADDGQP, via the coding sequence ATGCCGCTCCCGACGGGTGTCATCGTCCTGGTGGTGGTGGCTGCTCTCATCTTCTTCGGCCTCGCCCATCGCGCCCTGGACCGGCTGCGCCTCACCGACGGGCAGGCCCTGCTCGTCATCGCGGCCATCATCGCCGGCAGCTTCATCGACCTTCCCCTGATGCGCACTCCCTTCACCCTCAGCGTCAATGTCGGCGGCGCTCTCGTCCCGCTGGCGCTGGTGGTCTACCTCTTGTGGCGGGCGGACAGCTCCGCCGAGCGCGTGCGGGCCCTGGTCGGCGCCGTCATCACGGCGGCGGCCGTGCTGGCGGTAGCCTCCATGACCGACTTCGAGCCGGGCCGCGCCGACTTCCTGGATCCCATCTGGCTCTTCGGAGGGCTGGGGGGTGTGGCCGGCTACCTGGTCGGCCAGCGATCGCGCCGGGCCTCCTTCGTGGCCGGTAGCCTGGGCCTCCTGCTGACGGACCTGGTGCACGCGCTCCAGGTGGCGCGCCTCGGCCAGGCCGCCACGGTGATGATCGGAGGGGCCGGGGCGTTCGACATGATCGTGCTGGCGGGCATCCTGGCCCTGGGGCTGGCCGAGGTGGTGGGGGAGGTGCGGGAGCGGCTGTCGGGCGGGCCCGGGCCGGCCGCGCTGCTCCTGGCGGTCGCCTCGGCCTCGCTCGTGGCGGTGCTGTGGGCGGCGACGGGCCTGACGGCTCCCACGCCGGTGCCGGCGGCCTCTGTCGGCGGCGCCGAGGCGGTCGAGCACGCCGACGCCTACTACACCCTGGTGCGGCCGGACGGCTCGGTGCTGACGTACACGGCGCGGCGTCTGACCGTGGGCGACGTCTACATCGACGCCGCCAACCGCCGCTGGGAGGTGGAGGGGGTCCAAGGCGAGCGGATACGCGTGCGCGACGCCGGGCTCGAGCCCATGCCGCAGGCCAGCTCCCTGCAGAGCTCGGGACTGCCCGTGCCGGCGGCCCTGGGCGTCCGACGGGGAGCCGACGTGGCCATCTACTTCACCCACTCCGACGAGTCGTACGTGCCGACCAGCGGCACGCCAGCCAAGTGGTGGGGCGACATCTACCAGGTAGGCGAGACCCTGGCCGAGGAGCTGCGCCGCCTGGGCCACCGGGTCCAGGTCTCCCGCAACAACCACAACCCCCACGACGGCCAGGCCTATACGCGGTCGCGCCGCACGGCCATGCAGCTGATGCGGGCCCAGCCGGCTCTGCTGGTCGACATCCACCGGGACGCGGTGCCGCCCGAGGTCTACGAGACCGAGGTGAAGGGCCAGCCGGCCACCAAGGTGCGGCTGGTGGTGGGCCGCCAGAACCAGAACATGCAGGCCAACCTGGCCTTCGCCAAGCAGATCAAGGCCACCGCCGACCGCGAGCTGCCCGGTCTCATCGAGGGCATCTTCATCGCCCAGGGCGACTACAACCAGGACCTGATGCCCAGGGCCATCCTCCTGGAGTTCGGGGCGCACACCAACCCGCTGGAGCTGGCCCAGACCGGGGCCAGGCTCTTCGCACCGGTGCTGGCCGCCGCGGGAATCGGCCGGCCGGGCTCCCGTGAGGTGGGCGCTGGCGCCTGGCGCAGCGCGGGGGTGCTGGTGGTGGCCCTGCTCGTCGGGGCGGTCGGGTTCCTGGCCCTCAACGCCGGCAGCGCGGACGCGGTGAGGTCGGCCATCGTCCGATGGTGGCGGCGCGTGGCCCCGGCCGGTCAGGATGGCCCGGCCGACGACGGCCAGCCCTGA